The nucleotide window CAAGCCCATCCCTTTTGTTGTGCAGCCATCCCCACCATCGTTCCCCAAAACCTTTCATCTTCCCAAAGAGAAACAGTGCCCATGAAACAATAGCCCCCTGATCCTTCGTTCCCcaagcccctggtaaccactgttccACTTTCTGTCCCCCTGAATTTGAATACTTTAATTACCTCCTATAACTAGAATactataatatttgtccttttgtgactggctcttTTCACTCAGCCTAAggccttcaaggttcatccgtgttgtcacagggtcagaatttccttcctttttaagggtgaccgatatttcattgtatgcatgtagagaccacattttgtttatccattcatccatcggtggacggGTGGGTCGTCTCCACCTTGGCCGTAGGGAACAATGCTACGACGGACATGGGTCTGCAAATACCTGTTTctgtccctgctttcagttcttttggctGTATACCCAGGAGTGAGAAGACTCGGTCATACCGATGTTTAGTTTTTTTGAAGAACtattatactgttttccataagaGCTACatcattttacgttcccaccgaCAACGCGCAAGGGGcccaatttctctgcatctttgccagtacttggtattttctgtggtgttgttgttgttttttttaagttcacctgtttattttgatagagggagccctcacacatgagcaggggaggggcagagagagggagagaatcccaagcaggctccgcgctgtcagcgcggagctcGACTTGGGGCTGGAAGTCgccaaccgggagatcataacctgagctgaaaccaagagtcggacacttcactgactgagccacccaggcgcccctgttttgtattgtttttttataatggccatcctaatgggtggATTTGGATTTGATCTGATTCTGAGAAGATGAGTAAGAATTGGAATGGAAGGGGAGTTGCAGTACATTTCAGCAGCAGGAAAGCCATACGAAAGGGCCAGAGGTTCGCCGGGCAGGGTGTGCCTGGGGACAGAGCGGCCCATATGGCCGTAACTTACAGAGCGTGGGCAGGAGACGGCAGGGGATGTGGAGTGAAGGCAGCGGCCACAGCACCATGGCAGAGGCCTCACTCCTGACTGAGCATCTTGACTCCGCTGACATAACAGACGTCTCCAGAGTCTGGGTGGTTAGAACCTCCCACAGCCAGGGAGCTCCCAAGCCTAATTAGGAGTCCCGTATTCGCTGTGTGACCCTACACCTCACTAGATGTGACCAGGGCGAGTTACTCTCCCTCTCCGAGCCTTGATTTCTTCTTCCGTGTAATGGgatgggctggggggggggggcggggcgtgtCAAGGGTCAAGAGAGAACGAGTTGGTTGCTAGGATTAGTGAGTTGCTCTGATGGGGAGGCTTTGGGCTGACTTGGGCGGCTTCCTTGCTGCACAGCTGACTCACCTGCTCTGGACCTGCTCTGGCCTGTCTGGCTGCCAGCGTTCCCAGCCCAGCAGACCTTGGCCTATATCCTGTGGTCACTCCTCCAGGAGCCCTGGAGCCCAGGGGCTCAGgctgggagagaagaaggaaagcagCCTCAGGCCGGTTATGGGCTGTGCTGACACCTGGGCAGACCCGGGGCCAGTCACAGGTCCTTCCCAGCGCACAGGACACAACCACACTTCACTGACACCTCAAAAGAGCTCCTTCGTAAGGCTGTAGTCGGTGTTCacgtcacagatgaggaaatcgaaCTTTGGTCAGGGTAACGTGCGCAAGGCCACCAGCGAGAAAGCAGCAGGGCCAGGACTCAAACGACCCTCTTTGAGGCTATGTACGTGACTGGGGAGTTGTTCTAGATTAATTCCTTTATTTGTTCACTcgtgattcaacaaatatttactgagcatttactatgtgccaggttaCCGTACCGGGAGCGGATGAgacccagtctctgcctctggacCCTTCCAAGGGCCCTTTCCCAGGGCTGGGAATGGCCCCTCACTGAttctgctatgtgccaggagcATACCTAAATTagctcatttcatcctcataGCAGTCTGGAGAGACAGAGGTTGTTCgcttcattttacaggtaaggatcGGAAGAGGAtcggaaaagaaaatggattgcCCAAGGCTGTACAGGTGGGAAAGGGTAGATAGAGCCTGTGCGTAGATGACCTGGggtgtgtgttctgtgtgtgcTCCCCGGGCCTGACACTTCTGATCGCCACTGGTGCAGGGTGGACACTCTTGGCCTGGGGCCTGAGAGCCCAGCTCACAGCTCTGCTAGGGGTCTGAACTtcctatttaaattttctgttggCATGTCAGAAGGGTACCGGATGAAAGGAGACGCAGTGTCCCGGTCCTCCAGTTCCACCACAGACTGGGTACAGGACCCCAGGCAAGTCCTATTTCCCTCTGGCTTCCGTCCTGTCATCATCAACCGGGGTTGTTTCTGCTGAGCCTCAGCCTAAGACCACTGGGAGGATCAAAGTTAATCTTGAGAGATGATATTAGATATAGCATGACCAAAAGACACTGGTGGGGgataaaggaagaggagggaagagagctgACCATGCCCTGTTGGGTCAACTCCTTTCTTTACCTAGCACTTCATACACACACTTCAATAATGAGTTTGGAattctcctcctccaggaagccttccctgacctacCCACCTACGGCTGGGTCAGAGGCCTCCTTCTCTCATAGGCCTGGCCACACTGTGTGGTCATTGTTTCTCCCACTAGACTCCCAGGACCAGGACCAGGCATCCTACAGAGTGTCTGCCCCGAGTGGGTGTCTGGGGAATGGGGGACAGACGGGCCAGGCCTCCATCCTTGCGAGCCTTCCCTCCATACTCTGGCTCTCCTTGCTGGTTCccactttctccttccctccctgaaaTGCAGAAGGAACCCGGATGCCCTCTTTGCCCAAGCCGAGCCCTGCCTGCGGGCTCCCGTGTTGCCACGAGCATCTAACAGTTAAGAGGCCTTTCGGAGCCTCGCTCTACCAGGCTCGGTGCCGCGCGCTGGGATAAAGCAAGGAATCAGAAACGGTTCCTCAACAAATGACTATAAGTCCCCATCAAAAGGAATCCATATTAACCACCATAAGGGGCCTTTAGATCTGCGGGGCTCAGCGAAGGATGCCCCTCAAGGTGGCGGAGAAACCGTACAGAGCGGAAGGAGACCGGCAGGGGGCGCCACGTGGGCGCAGCGCGCGCACACTTCTCCGGGAATCACAGGTCACAAGGCGGGGTTGCCGCGGCAGCGGTGGCCGCCAGCGTCCGCGGGAGGGGTCCCGCGGCGGGAGTCCCGGCCAGCACCTCGCCTGGGGGCGCCCGAGCCATGGGCACCAAGTGGTTCAGCGGGGCACCCTTCGGGGTGCAGAGCCACAGGTGGGGCCCTTCGGGGCGCGGCTggagcctgggggaggagggagggacaggaggagagactggcagcgtggggtgggggtggggggcgactTTCTCTCCCCCGTCACACCTGCCGCGCTTCTCTGCCCAGAGCTCTTTTTCACCAACTTCAAGTGATTTGAAGGGGTTCCAAGAACACCTCCTATGggccaggctcagagaggccaggcGGCCCGGCCGGGTAGGAGGTCGCTCAGCCTAAGGGTGGTGGGCAGGATTTCAGTCCAGGTGTCTTTCGTTCACACCTCCACGTGACTTCCATGTGCCACCTACTCCGTGCCTGGCACAGCTCTAGCATCTGGGGACACAACAGCGAACAAACAGCGAAACTCTGTACTCAGGAGTTCGCATTCttgtggggaggggtggttggAGTGGGTCataaaccaaaaaagaaaccTATATAAAATGCTGGGTCGTGGTAAGGGCTGTGGAGAAGAAGCCAGCTGGGAGGGGGAGCCGGCCAGtgctggagggtggggtgggggctgtgacGATAAGGTGGCTTTTGAGGAAAGGCTTCCAGCAGAAAGGAGGGGACCAGgcaagggtggagagagaagcaggaagccCGGAGACCCCGCGGTGGCCGCAGTTCTGCTCCTGCTCCACCTGCcagctcctctgggaagccaacagccccccgcccccccagaacTGGCCATACCAGGACCGGGGGCCAGGCCTTGAGCTCTCTCTCggggtctctgtccctccctctctcggggtctctgtccctccctagggttgttttttttttttaagtttattttatttattttgagagagagagggaggggcagagagagaaaactccaagcaggccccgcgctttcagcccagagcccgacccggggctttaTCCCACacacggtgagatcataacctgagtggaaatcaagagttggcagtttaagcgactgagccacccgggcaccccccctCCCTAGGTTTGATGTCTCCGCCGTCTACCCCAATCAGAAGAAACTCAGCACCTTCACCGAGGCCCCCTACTCCAGGCTTCATTCTGTGCAAATGGTGAATTTGCGTGCGTGGCTTCTCTGacactccccctgcccctccaagcCCCTCACCACGGAGGAGGAGAAGCTGAGCTGTGTCAGGGCCGTGCCTGACGCCTCTCCAAGCCCTCAGTCTGGAGCACAGAGCTTGGCTCAGAGCTGGGACCTCAGATGTGTTGATAAATGCAGGGCTGTCGTGAGAACAGCGTGGGTTGGGGTGAGGGAGACCCGGGTGCCATTTCTTCTCTGGCGCCAACCAGCTGTGAGCTCCGAAGGAGGTGCCACCCCTAAGTGTAAGGGGACCAATGACAGAGGATGTTGTGTTTGTACCTCGAGTGCCACGCCCCTCAGTGCCAGGTTTGAGATGGGGGGGGTTCGGGGGGGCGGCGGGCACAGCCAGGTCCTGCCTGTCTACTCCCCCAGTCGGTGAGGAGGACTCACTCTGTGGGTAGACTGGTATGACTGTGCTCTGACTCAGTCCCACATAGGACCTGGAACCTATGGCTACCAGGAGACCTGCTTCAGCAAGAAGAAACTCAGCAAGGAGGTGGGCACAGGCTGGGCCAGGACCCAGGAAGCCACCCGGCTGACCCAGCTGCCCCACTTCCAGTACGAGGCCATCATGAAAGAGAAGCGGTTGCAGGTGAGTCCTCCCAGGCAGCACTCCTCCTGGACGGAGTGCCGCCCTCCTCCAGACTCCCTCCTGCGTGGATGTCCCCATGGTTCAAGTTGTCaccttctgccttcttctcttggggcagaaggagaagctgGGGCCCGGCTCCTACAACCTCAAAGACTTCTTAGAACAGCTGCAGGAGAAACCGTGCAGCACTCGGGGGCTGCTCAGCTCGGGGGAGACCCGCTTCCGTGGCCTCGTTGGGGTAGGTGTCCTCGTGTACTGGGGACGAGCCCTCCCGCCCTCGGCTCTGGCTGCAGAGCATGTAGCCCGGATGGTGCTGGAAGCACCCCTCCTGTACCGCCTCCTTGCCAGGCTCGGCCAGGCTCTCCTCGGGGTCCCCCAAACCCCTCTGCTTTCTGCTACCACAGCCTCGAGCCCAGGGGCTGTCATATTTCCTGcgtctgtctcccccaccagcCGAggagctccctgctgtcagggaTGGGTCTGGTTCATCTCTGAGTCCCCAGGACAGAGTCCAGCATACATTGGGTGCTCCACAAACTCATCCATCTAGCCAGCAAATGATGAGTGAGAACCCACTAAGTGCCATGCACTGTTCTCGGGCCTGGGGATCAAGCGGCAAGGAAGACAAGCCCCTAACCTCCTGGAGCTGGTGCCCTAGTGGAAGAAATGACAGTACAGAGAAGCACGTCTTATGATCGGGGCCATGAGGAAAAAATGAGACAAGGAAGGGATACCGACAGAGTGATGGAAGTGTAATTTCTGGGGTGGTCCGGGAAGACCTCTGGggggaggtgatatttgagcaaaaCGCGCAGGAGGTGAGCAACAGAAACTCACAGTAGCTGCAGGAGAGTGTTCCAGGCGGCAGGAACAGCAGGCTtaggccagtgtggctagaggtggggggcggggggtgagggtggaAGGCGGAAGGTGGAGAGATGGCAGAGGAGTGAGGGCCGGAGGGCAGGACTGGGCGGCAAGGTGGGGGCTTCGGGATTGAGTCCACTGGGAGGACAGTGGAGGGTTTTGACAAGGGAAGGGCCTGATTTATGTTTTCAGAGGAGCACCCTACTCGTAGGGGTGAGGGGCGAGGCATCCAGATGGGAGGTGATGGTGGTGAGGGGTAGGGTGGCATCCGGGTGGGTCGGGATGATCGTCCTGTCGAGTGGGTTTCAAGCTCAGCAAGGGAGAAGGCAGAAGTCAGACCGTCTGGAGTGAGCACTGTGGTTGGAgtgctcctcctccctgccctggtgCTCTCCCCCGCCGGATGCTCTTGTCTTTCTTCCAGCTCCTCAAATGGGCCAAACTCTTTCAACCGGGGCTTTCCTCCTGCCATTCCCTCTGCCGGAAAtgcccttcttctccctctccccctcccccagctgctccTTGGTCTAAGGGAGTCCTCCTCAGCCCTCAGCTGTCAGCTGGGAAGCCTGCCTGACCCCCACTAGGTGACAGACATCTCCCTTTCCCAGGAGTCCTGATGGTGCTTGTGTTTAGTGTTTCTTCCCCACTGGACATCTGCCGGGGTGGTTCACTGCAGGATTCCCAGTTCttagcagtgcctggcacacagtgggcgcACAGTCAGTATTTGTGGACTCAATCAGGGCACGCGCGCCTACTAAGTCCTTGGTGTTCCCAAACATCCTGTTTACAGCCACTCCGGATGAGGcgctggaggctcagagaggatgaGCATTTTGCCTCAAGCTGCACAGCTGGGAAGCAGGCAGTGTCCAACCCCAGAGCCCGGCCGTTTCTTCTGCACCTTAACCACAGTGAAGCCTGGAGATTCCTTTTTGCATTTTTAGGTGCAGAAGCTGTTAACTGCAGTATAGGGAGAGGGGATTCCTGGAGGCATTTAAAACTGAGTCATTACCTTCAAATCTAAAGTAATAATAGCTGACACTTAGCACCGCACTTGCGACGTGCCAGGTGCTGTCCTGAGCACTCGAGTGTActgattcatttaatcctcaccacaaccccgccccccccccgccccccgccgccaccTCACCTTGTGAGGTAGGCACTAGCATtatctcactttacagatgagaaaactggagcacagagaggttaagtaacttcccaaGGTCGCAGAGCTTCCCAGTGGCACAAGCAGGATTTGAATCTAAGGGGTGCACACATAACCCGTGCGGTTTACACATAGGTTGGCTCCCTTGGACTTTGTTCCTTGACTGTCCCTGGAGGACAGGGTCTAATAGCACCCAGCCTAGATGGTGGCGGAGGAACAAATCTGATGCTTCcttcctgtgtccccagcccccctGCACTGGGGCATCTGTGAGTGTTGGCTGAGCAGGAGGAAGGTTTCACGGCCTGACCCTTCCTTCCAGCTGGCTCTTCGTGCACTTTGTTCCCATTGCTGCTCCATCAGGCCCTGCAGGATTTCTCCTAGCCACTGTCCTGGGCTCAGGGCTAGACAGTGAGTTCAAGGTGTGCCACTGCCCCAGTGGGTGCAGAAGGCAATCCCGGGGCAGCTAATGTCCAAGGCCTGCTTTTTcagctgtcttcttgctgtgagACCTGGGCTGGGAACCTGATGGCCTCCTCTGTCCTCTGGTCCCTCtagctgtccccccacccccacaggtcTACAAACGCTACCTGTGTAGGGTGCTGACCCCTCCACTGGGGCCTTCTCCAGTGTCATTGCCAAAGCTGTGGGTACCTGCTTTGGAGGCCCCATGAATCTTTCCCCAGAAAGGATGGGGCTGTCAAGCCCCAACACAGCAAAGGCAATGCTTCCTCCTCTGGTTTCTGAATCCTGTCCACCTCTGGCACTGGGTGAtgccaccaccccctccctcagCACACTGTCCCCTCTCTTGGCTCTGGGGACACTAGGTCTGCAGCTCTGGAGTTCCTCTGCCAGCCTCCCTCATGGCTCTTCTCCTCTCGCTGCCACCCTgatccccctctcccccacatcaGAATCTCCCCCAGCCCTACTCTTCTCCAGCAATGGCACCACCAGCTGCCAGAGTCAGAAACCTAGCGGATCCTTTTCCCCACAGTCACCAGGGTCTGTGCTTTTGCCTCCTGTCCTCCTCCTGTCCTCCTCCTTCCGTCCCTACTGCTTCCACCCTGGCCCAGGCCACTGTCCCTTCTCCACCCAGGAGCAGCCTCTTGACCGATTTCCTGGTCCCCTACCATTGCCAGAATGGTCTTCCGAAGGACCCTCGTGTGTCAGAACCAGGTCTGAATGCCTcctaatgccttcaaggtcctcCCCACCTTCTTCACAGTGGCTACTGTGTCGGAACCGGCACTTCTAAGGTCACTTGTGAAGTGTACCCAGGCTCATGGCCCTCCCGCCCCTGGGAAACAACTCAGAAAAGAGCCTGGATTTTGCAGTTGGAACCCTAGCGGCTGCTTCTTTCCAGAGGTAGGACCTTGGACTCGAGGTCTGATCTCTGAaactctgtttctccatctgttaGTTGCAGATGGTGCTGATTTGATCTCATTGAGTCACCTCCAGAGCCTAATGTTGAGGCTTCTGAAGCACCTAACGCACTGTGCAGGCACCCAGCTTCCTACCTTGGGGGTCTTCTGAACGCACCTGGAAACCCTGGGCCCTAGAAGAAGGACACATGTAGTGCTGTCCTCTGAGGGCAGGACAGATCTGATGCCATACCTGGCTGACTCCCCCCCGGGGTTGAActccctgccttctccagccTGCCGGGTAGGGCTGCTTCCCCAGGGCTGGTTCCTGGCGGAGGTGGGTAGGGCTGAGCCATCTGTGGAAGCGCAGCGACCTCGTGTGGCGAAAAGATGCATGGCAGCAGCAAACGTTGTTCCAGGTCTCTATCCAAggaccacctccccccaccaacccacCCACCTACACTGCAGGGTGTCTCCGCTCACTCCACTTCCAGAGACCATACTTCCAACCCTGGCAGTGGAACCCCCAGATGCTCATTTCTAGCCACGGTTCTCagcctctcccccctccttctccggACCCCCAAGATAGGCGTCCCACCCTGACTTATATGTCGGTGCCCACTAGGGGCTGAGCACTGTGCAAGAAGTTTTAGAGACATTTAATTTCATCCTCATTACCCTGGAAGAAAATTATTGCTATCTCCATGTTACAAATGTGCACAACGGGACTCAGAAGGTCTAAGTGGtatgcccaaggtcactcagctatgaagcagcaaagccaggattcaaacccaggactcCAGATCCTTCCAGGCCACAGCACTGTTCAGAGCACAGTGAGAACCCCATTCATGCAAAAGCAGGTGCGACAGCTGGCATTTCTGAGACCACCAAAGCCAGCAACTGTCTGGGGTGATAGGGAAGGAAGGCTTCATTCCCGGGAGAGATGGCATTTGAGCTGGCTTTGCAGAATTCGAACTTTCCAAGGcaaagagggcagggagggcattTTGGGTGGTGGTAACAACACCAGCAAGCAAAGACACGGAGGTCGGCAGGATGGCTTGTGTTTGGCATACAGCAAGGAGCCCGGTTCGGCTGGAGTGTGGGATGTAGGCGGGGAGCAGCATGAAATAAGTGGGACAGGCCGCCGGGGCCCTGGAGAAGAGTGTGAACTTGAAGCTGAAGGTTTGAGCAGTGCTGGAGCTGTGTTGAGACTGACCATGTTGTGTGTTGGGGGGCGGTTAACACACAAGGGCCCTGAACATCCTGTTCCCCTCCCAGGGCTTCTCTTCTTCAGACAAACTCAGCATAAGGAGTGGGATTGATGACCTTTGTGTCCCTCGCCCCACCTCTCACAGAACTACTATCCGGGCCCTGGAAATTATGGGGTGAAGGGTAACCCGTACACAAAGCTGGAGGAGAAAGCCCAGAACCGTTCTCAGGTCCTCATGTGCAGGATGACCAGCAGGCCACTCCTCTTGGCTCATCAGGTACCCCCTCCTCTGGCCAGGCCTTGCCCACCTTCCTGCATAGTCCTGGCGGAGGGGGGAGACTCCCAGGGCAGATGGGGAACTGAGACCCCGGGAGGCGGTGGGCCTGCTTCAGCAGTTCTCCCGTGGGACTGTCAGCCGGGTTCTGTTCTAGGGGAGTGGTCTGGCACCAGGCACCTACTCCTTCAAAAGTGGCATTGAGACCTACCTGGCACGATCCATGGGCACCCGCGGCCCCTACGACACTTTCTCCGGTGACCGAAGCAAGCCCCAGCCTTATGGACATTACTCTGTGCAGGTATGTACCCAGGCGGGGCACGGAGCACGGGTTCCCCTGAAGATGGCAGCCCTCGCTTATCATCCCCAGGAGCACTGCCACCCTGCGTGCCAAGTGCTGCAGGGCCCTCCCACACGCTGCTCACTTCACCCTCACGGCCTGTGTTccatgaggaagctgaggccagccacacagctggtaaggagcagagctgggatttgaaccccagcATGTCTGTCTGACTTCGCCTGCATGcacagcagaggaggagcagatggTCACAACCCTCCGGGCTGCGTGGGAGACTGGCCACAAGGCCTGCAGGGACCTTGATGGCACGGGTCTGGGCGCCCTGTTATTTTGGAAGCACTTCCCAGGCATCGCAGGCCCGTCTCAGCTGGCTTTGTTAGTGGCAGCTAACAAGCCAGAGGCTGGgaagctggggaaactgaggtagaaTTTTAACTCGacgcccccccccttttcccaTCATGCTCCTGTTGTGTGACCCATAGCACACTGGGCTTTGCTTTCTTCCTGTTCATAGCAATTGGAATTGACTATTTGTCCAATTACCTGTTCATTTTCCCTCCACTGTGCATTCACCCGGTGTGTACTTTTGGGCCAGGTAATAGTCACGGGGGTGACTGCCCCCTGTGGCACTTATACTCCGGCGGAAAAGGACACACAGTCATAAGTAAAAACAACATAGAGTGTCAGCAGGTGGTGAGTGCTCAGAAGCCCTAGGATGGGGGTGGTGAAGGTAAAATGTTGACATACTTTGGGCCAATTGGCATATAGCTGCGGAATGAGCCCTGCAACCCGACTTCTCTCCAGGGCCTTCCGGACGTTCCCATGACCAGCCACTGAAGTGGTCCTGCCCAGCATAGCAGGGACCTTGGGACCCTCCACAGGCCCTACAGCCAACTCCTATTCTGATTGGCCCAGTGCCCAGGCCacataatattctttattatctAAAAAGTAATAGACTTTATCTTTAAGCTcatttttaggttcacagcaaaactgagcagaatgTACAGAGTTCCTGTGCACCCTCTGTTCCCCCTCCATGACAGCCTCCCACCCACTGGCAACATCCCACCCCCAGAGGGGCACATTTGGTACAATCGATGAACCTAGACCGAGGTCATTATCAGCCAAAGTCCACGTTCACGTTAGGTTTCACTCTGGGTATTGTGTCTTCCACAGGTTTGGGCAAGCGTATCCACCGTTTCGGTATCGCGCAGAGTAGTTTCGCAGCCCTGACAGTCCTCTGTGTTCCCCCATCGCGCTGGTGTTTAAATATTGGGACTGTTGCTCCCGCTGAGAACAGTGCTCGTGCAGTAAATGCCCTTGAAATGAGTGGGAATAGGCAAAAGCCCCAAGCTAAGCGGTGGGTGTGGCTTGGAGGTGAGGTTGCCAGGGACTCGTCAGCCAAGTCCACAGCCAGGGCTGCGGGAGGCAGGGTGGAGAGTAGTGCCTCCTGGTGTGACCACCCACTTTTCTCTGCTGCGGAGGGTCCAGAGAGAGGGCTCTGATTTTCCTGGCATGacgcttctgtttttttttttcttcctcttttctgtttctcagaaaaaaaagccCAGGGAACTGATGACTTTTACGACCTTCGTGGAAGAGCTTAACTCGCGGCACAATAAGAAGCGTGGGGTTTTTTCGAAAATTTCTCGCAACCCGGAAACCCCGACGGAGAGGATTTACTGGGCGACCCTTAGCCAGTGCCCCCGAAAACTAGTCAGTGTTCCCCCCAtggcctgcctgccttcttctcTGGGGAGGGGACTCTCGCGTGGGCCGGGCGTGGGATGGGGCTGGCTCTTCGAGGGGAAAGCTCAGCCTGGGGTGTCGGACCCACCCGGTTGCCTGGTCGTGCACGCACCTGTCACTCTGAGTATGTCCCTCCCACTCTCCAAGGCTCAGTTTGCTTGCTTGTCCTCTGAGCATAACCAGGTGACTTGAGAGTCAGAGGTTAAGGATTGGagctggcagggtggagcctggcACCTGCCAAGTGCTCCTCTCTCCCCTGGGGAGAGGCCAAGGGGATGCGGGGCAGGGCACAGCGTGAATAAGGGGTCCACCCTGACAGAGGACTGCATACCTGCTCCCTCTGAGGGGATGGTGGGCTCCTCTCTGGGGTGTGGCAGCCAGTGACCCGGATAGGCTCCTGCCTCCCACACGCAGGGccggcccccccccgcccccggagaACTGCTAGGGACTTGGGGAGGAGTGGGGTCTGGATGAACGAAACAGGGTGCTAACATTTCCTGAATGcctgctgtgggccaggcacCTGCCAGCGCCCCAAAGTAGGAGTTATCATTTGCATTtcacaagaggaaactgaggcccagagatgggaaGGGATGTGCCCAGGCTCCCCCAGCAAGTGTGAGAAGGAAGCCA belongs to Panthera tigris isolate Pti1 chromosome C1, P.tigris_Pti1_mat1.1, whole genome shotgun sequence and includes:
- the LEXM gene encoding lymphocyte expansion molecule, whose amino-acid sequence is MGTKWFSGAPFGVQSHRFDVSAVYPNQKKLSTFTEAPYSRLHSVQMSHIGPGTYGYQETCFSKKKLSKEVGTGWARTQEATRLTQLPHFQYEAIMKEKRLQKEKLGPGSYNLKDFLEQLQEKPCSTRGLLSSGETRFRGLVGNYYPGPGNYGVKGNPYTKLEEKAQNRSQVLMCRMTSRPLLLAHQGSGLAPGTYSFKSGIETYLARSMGTRGPYDTFSGDRSKPQPYGHYSVQKKKPRELMTFTTFVEELNSRHNKKRGVFSKISRNPETPTERIYWATLSQCPRKLATSGPGSWLPPKKECKHVNQPPFLLSSKRMGIKAYQTILGSWNPVGVGRYLNTWLMETKDQRQRYRSLYLGGSKRYPSDPAWDRVMQERITPFTKGKCPPTVDYNSDPTP